Proteins found in one Quercus robur chromosome 2, dhQueRobu3.1, whole genome shotgun sequence genomic segment:
- the LOC126713549 gene encoding cytochrome P450 78A7-like translates to MELTFSLDTTWWVFTLPAVLETQNLFNGFVLFSIFMSLLSIGFLTWAFSTGGLAWKNGRNQMGSVPIPGPRGLPLFGSLFSLSHGLAHRTLARMASIHGATQLMAFSLGSTPAIITSDPKTAREILTSPHFANRPIKQSAKTLMFSRAIGFAPNGTYWRLLRRISSNHLFAPKRIAAHEAGRQMDCAIMLDAITTEQSLHGGVVLRNHLQAAALNNIMGTVFGKRYDLTCNSDEAKELNELVREGFELLGAFNWSDYLPWLSYLYDPFCVNQRCSELVPRVRKLVKKIIDEHRYRLGDSSKLSDHADFVDVLLSLDGDEKLEEDDMVAVLWEMIFRGTDTTALLTEWVVAELVLNYEVQHKLHHELDIVVGNKNITDADVAKLPYLQAIVKETLRVHPPGPLLSWARLSTSDVQLSNRMVVPANTTAMVNMWAITHDPKVWEEPLVFKPERFLDADVDVRGGDLRLAPFGAGRRVCPGKNLGLVTVTLWVAKLLQHFEWVQNMANPVDLTEVLKLSCEMKSPLSVVAVSRNGVPPIYA, encoded by the exons CTAACCTGGGCTTTCTCCACTGGAGGTCTAGCCTGGAAAAATGGAAGGAATCAAATGGGTTCAGTCCCGATTCCTGGACCTCGTGGCCTTCCTCTCTTTGGCAGTTTGTTCAGCTTAAGCCACGGCTTGGCTCATCGAACTCTTGCCCGCATGGCTTCAATCCATGGTGCCACTCAGCTCATGGCATTCAGCTTAGGCTCAACCCCTGCCATCATCACCTCTGACCCCAAAACTGCTCGTGAAATCTTAACCTCTCCCCATTTTGCCAATCGTCCTATCAAGCAATCTGCTAAGACCCTAATGTTTAGCCGTGCCATTGGGTTTGCACCAAACGGAACATACTGGCGGCTCCTTAGGAGGATTTCATCAAATCATCTATTTGCACCCAAACGCATTGCTGCCCACGAAGCCGGACGCCAGATGGACTGTGCCATCATGTTGGATGCCATTACCACTGAGCAATCACTTCATGGTGGTGTTGTCTTACGAAACCACCTCCAAGCTGCCGCGCTTAACAACATTATGGGGACCGTGTTTGGCAAAAGATACGATCTCACGTGCAATAGCGACGAGGCAAAAGAACTGAATGAGCTTGTTAGGGAAGGGTTTGAGCTCTTAGGTGCTTTCAACTGGTCCGATTATCTCCCATGGCTTAGCTACTTGTATGACCCTTTTTGTGTCAACCAGCGTTGCTCAGAGCTTGTTCCTCGTGTCAGAAAGCTTGTTAAGAAAATAATAGATGAGCACCGGTACCGGCTTGGTGACTCGAGCAAGCTCTCTGACCATGCAGATTTTGTTGATGTTCTACTCTCTTTGGATGGGGATGAGAAGCTTGAAGAAGATGACATGGTCGCGGtcttatgg GAAATGATCTTCCGTGGTACTGACACAACCGCACTTTTAACCGAGTGGGTCGTGGCCGAGTTAGTTTTAAACTATGAAGTGCAACACAAGCTTCACCACGAGCTTGACATTGTTGTGGGAAACAAAAATATCACGGATGCTGACGTAGCCAAATTACCCTACTTGCAAGCCATTGTGAAGGAAACCCTACGTGTTCACCCACCTGGGCCACTCCTATCGTGGGCCCGGCTGTCCACGTCGGATGTCCAGCTAAGCAACCGCATGGTGGTCCCGGCCAACACTACGGCCATGGTGAACATGTGGGCCATAACCCATGACCCAAAAGTGTGGGAGGAGCCTTTAGTGTTCAAGCCAGAGAGATTcttagatgctgacgtggatGTTAGGGGAGGAGACCTTAGGCTTGCACCCTTTGGGGCTGGTCGTAGGGTTTGTCCAGGCAAGAACTTAGGGCTTGTGACTGTGACCCTTTGGGTTGCTAAATTGCTTCAACACTTTGAATGGGTTCAAAACATGGCTAACCCAGTTGACCTAACTGAGGTGTTGAAGCTCTCATGTGAGATGAAGAGCCCTCTCTCTGTTGTGGCTGTTTCGAGGAATGGTGTTCCACCTATTTACGCTTAG